The proteins below are encoded in one region of Clostridium pasteurianum DSM 525 = ATCC 6013:
- a CDS encoding GtrA family protein: MNVDKLKERYLREDIIEKISYLFFGGLTTLVNIVSYWALTALLGFNYIYASIIAWIIAVIFAFITNKLYVFKSEKKDFKSITKEAISFFTFRILTLGLDLGTMFLMVQIIKTNDILAKIAANVLVILANYFASKLIIFKK; this comes from the coding sequence ATGAATGTAGATAAATTAAAAGAAAGATATTTAAGAGAAGATATTATTGAAAAAATTTCTTATTTATTCTTTGGCGGACTTACTACTTTAGTAAATATAGTATCTTACTGGGCTTTAACAGCATTATTAGGATTTAATTATATTTATGCATCAATTATTGCATGGATTATTGCAGTGATTTTTGCTTTTATAACAAATAAATTATATGTATTTAAAAGTGAAAAGAAAGACTTTAAAAGTATAACAAAAGAAGCTATATCCTTTTTTACCTTTAGAATATTGACATTGGGACTTGACTTGGGCACTATGTTTTTAATGGTGCAAATAATTAAAACAAATGATATATTGGCAAAAATAGCAGCTAATGTATTAGTAATACTAGCAAATTATTTTGCCAGCAAATTAATCATTTTTAAAAAGTAA
- a CDS encoding YfhO family protein translates to MEKVCGFFKRNLYIIAAFILPFIILTLVYIKMDMSPFGGKSILISDMKGQYVHFFSSYRDILLQGKSLLYSWNAGMGLSLIGLIAYYLSSPITFILLIIPKEYLTDGILLMIMIKISLSGSTFAAYIKYKFKRNDISILIFSLFYALMSYSIVYSYNLMWLDGVFLLPIVLIGVEKVIRENKYIFLIITYILLFISNFYIGYMDALFSFIYFIAIYFIENVKFSFRDFFKKLYMYILSSILAIGCTAFIMIPTYYSLKAGESPFMNNLPGLGINFNIFDLFSKLLIGSYDRPTDGLPNIFCGLLVILILPLFYVNFKIKLKEKFIYTALFLIMLISMENSLINVVWHAFHIPNCFPYRYSFLTSFIMILISYRVYMNFKYIKLSQLFKSYIFIGFIVVIIQKFGYNYLDVKSYYLTFIFLTIYFLIFAFKINYSKKYSKIITLILILTVFCEMFASSLMLYNSVNRMLGFSDKKDYINYVKNYKPIFEDVQNKDKTFYRMEKNFSMTHNDPLSLEYNGIASFTSTANQGLNNTLNSLGFYGAASSQEMEYKGATIVTDSIFGIKYIVSQDNINNYYKEYKKYHNAAVYENSFALPIGFMVSDSVYSVNFSNNFFENQNEVLNKMVGNKDKVSYFNRIKNVNIKLNNVSISKENGMEIYTKINPNIEGSIEYSFNSEKDYPIYMYLNGIQNGELAQVYLDNKLLDNNYIHYYYKSYILEADNSYKESNKSKIVKIVLKNNRLPLKDSLFYYLDMNNTEKALGELNNNSFNIKEYGENLIKGNINVTNKKVLYTSIPYDSGWSVKVDGKKADIKKSLNAFISVELQEGSHEIAFEFLPKGFKAGVLISLISIFIFIAVILLRHIKKRKIFIRR, encoded by the coding sequence ATGGAAAAAGTATGTGGATTTTTTAAGAGAAACCTATATATAATAGCAGCATTTATACTACCATTTATAATATTGACATTAGTATACATAAAAATGGACATGTCTCCCTTTGGTGGAAAATCTATATTGATTTCTGATATGAAGGGACAATATGTACATTTCTTTTCTTCTTATAGAGATATTTTACTTCAGGGAAAGAGTCTTTTATATTCATGGAATGCAGGAATGGGATTAAGTTTAATTGGATTAATTGCCTATTACCTTTCTAGTCCAATAACTTTTATTTTGTTGATTATTCCAAAGGAATATTTAACTGATGGTATATTATTAATGATAATGATAAAGATCAGTCTTAGTGGAAGCACTTTTGCGGCTTATATAAAATATAAATTTAAAAGAAATGATATAAGCATATTGATTTTTTCCCTTTTTTATGCACTTATGTCTTATTCTATTGTATATTCATATAATCTTATGTGGTTAGATGGGGTCTTTTTGCTTCCTATAGTATTAATTGGTGTTGAAAAGGTAATTAGAGAAAATAAATACATTTTTTTGATTATTACATATATATTATTGTTTATATCAAATTTTTATATTGGATATATGGATGCACTATTTTCATTTATATATTTTATAGCAATTTATTTTATAGAAAATGTAAAGTTTAGTTTTAGAGATTTTTTTAAGAAATTATACATGTACATATTGAGTTCTATTTTAGCTATAGGATGTACAGCTTTTATTATGATTCCTACCTATTATTCACTAAAGGCAGGAGAAAGTCCTTTTATGAATAATCTACCTGGCTTAGGTATAAATTTTAATATTTTTGATTTATTTAGTAAATTGCTAATTGGATCTTATGATAGGCCCACAGATGGTTTGCCTAATATATTTTGTGGACTCTTAGTTATATTGATATTACCTTTATTTTATGTTAATTTCAAAATCAAATTGAAAGAAAAATTCATATATACAGCTTTGTTTTTAATTATGCTTATAAGTATGGAGAATAGTCTTATTAATGTAGTATGGCATGCTTTTCACATACCTAATTGTTTCCCCTACAGATATTCATTTTTAACTTCATTTATAATGATACTAATATCCTATAGAGTGTATATGAATTTTAAATATATAAAATTAAGTCAGTTATTTAAATCTTATATTTTTATAGGCTTTATTGTTGTTATAATACAAAAATTTGGATATAATTACTTAGATGTAAAGAGTTATTATTTAACTTTTATATTTTTAACAATTTACTTTTTGATCTTTGCTTTTAAAATAAATTACAGTAAGAAATATTCTAAAATTATTACCTTAATACTAATTTTAACTGTATTTTGTGAAATGTTTGCCAGTTCTTTAATGCTTTATAATTCTGTTAATAGAATGCTTGGGTTTTCAGATAAAAAAGACTATATTAATTATGTAAAGAACTATAAACCTATATTTGAAGATGTGCAAAATAAGGATAAGACTTTTTATAGAATGGAAAAAAATTTCTCTATGACTCATAATGATCCTCTTTCCCTTGAATATAATGGAATAGCAAGTTTTACATCCACAGCTAATCAAGGCCTTAATAATACTCTAAATAGTTTGGGGTTTTATGGTGCTGCCAGTTCTCAGGAGATGGAGTATAAAGGTGCAACTATAGTAACTGATTCTATTTTTGGAATTAAATATATAGTATCACAGGACAATATAAATAATTACTATAAAGAATATAAAAAATACCATAATGCAGCTGTATATGAAAATTCTTTTGCATTACCAATAGGATTTATGGTGAGTGATAGTGTATATAGTGTAAACTTTTCTAATAATTTCTTTGAAAATCAAAATGAAGTCTTAAATAAAATGGTGGGTAATAAAGATAAAGTAAGTTATTTTAATAGAATTAAAAATGTAAATATAAAATTAAACAATGTATCAATATCAAAAGAAAATGGCATGGAAATTTATACTAAAATAAATCCTAATATAGAAGGAAGTATAGAATATTCCTTTAATAGTGAGAAAGATTATCCTATATACATGTATTTAAATGGAATTCAGAACGGTGAATTAGCGCAGGTTTATCTAGATAATAAATTATTAGATAATAATTATATTCATTACTACTATAAATCTTATATTTTGGAAGCTGATAACAGTTATAAAGAATCAAATAAATCAAAAATTGTAAAAATTGTGTTAAAAAATAATAGGTTGCCATTAAAAGATAGTCTTTTTTATTACTTAGATATGAATAATACAGAAAAAGCTTTAGGGGAACTAAATAATAATTCATTTAATATTAAAGAATATGGAGAAAATTTAATAAAGGGAAATATAAATGTTACAAATAAAAAAGTATTATATACTTCTATTCCTTATGATTCAGGATGGAGTGTAAAAGTAGATGGAAAAAAAGCAGATATTAAGAAGTCCTTGAATGCATTTATATCGGTAGAATTACAGGAAGGTAGTCATGAAATAGCTTTTGAATTTTTGCCTAAAGGATTTAAAGCAGGTGTTCTTATAAGTTTAATAAGTATTTTCATATTTATTGCTGTTATTTTATTGAGGCATATAAAGAAGCGTAAAATTTTTATAAGGAGATAA
- a CDS encoding DUF6056 family protein, whose amino-acid sequence MINKYMVIGNKKNEYLNKILSMAPFFILLISMIILHRFEKMQPGDDYWFQQIPPKYTFFKYVEWRYFDWSGRVSVESVLYFIFKDSGELWKIINPIVITIFAYAISRIVLGRKEYQDRKNILLNSYICVGWLFISMAVLKASIFWMTGSINYLWPVTAGLLAIIPFRDALMKEYKGKISMVLYLLPAIFAAFGQEQTTLVIVAFSTLINIYIFIRDKKIYKYLIFQNVIMIIGAIVILLAPGNFNRNHIEMNNWLPNYLLYSKWEIGFYGIQWLFNNLLNDCRVIFMLLIAIVSIALYRKNNNKIRKKISVLIPIAACILIIVGILFSLNNVIPKPIIEKINFPADYNIIWSNLSNIFFDFNLPFSLSVKSALKFFLWSVIVVLIPYFILYLYDFKIKGFYTALIYIAGICTAVVMFLSPTIYVSGQRTLFVLATLFFLTFIIILKDQKYLLKKRYLILFIIIPIIKYIFILEYLIHIK is encoded by the coding sequence ATGATAAATAAATATATGGTAATTGGAAATAAAAAAAATGAATATTTAAATAAAATTTTAAGTATGGCACCTTTTTTTATTCTTTTAATCTCCATGATTATACTTCATAGATTTGAGAAAATGCAGCCCGGAGATGATTATTGGTTTCAACAGATACCACCTAAATATACTTTCTTTAAGTATGTAGAGTGGAGGTATTTTGATTGGTCTGGAAGAGTGAGTGTAGAAAGTGTACTTTATTTTATTTTTAAAGATAGTGGTGAGTTGTGGAAAATTATAAATCCTATAGTTATAACTATATTTGCCTATGCTATAAGCAGAATTGTCCTTGGCAGAAAAGAATATCAAGATAGAAAAAATATATTATTAAACTCTTACATATGCGTAGGATGGCTATTTATAAGTATGGCGGTACTTAAGGCATCTATATTTTGGATGACTGGATCAATTAATTATTTATGGCCAGTTACAGCAGGTCTGTTAGCTATTATCCCCTTTAGAGATGCATTAATGAAGGAATATAAAGGAAAAATAAGTATGGTATTATATTTATTGCCAGCAATATTTGCAGCTTTCGGACAAGAACAAACAACTCTTGTAATAGTAGCCTTTTCTACTCTTATAAATATTTATATATTTATAAGAGATAAAAAAATATATAAATATTTAATTTTTCAAAATGTTATTATGATAATAGGTGCGATAGTTATACTTTTAGCCCCTGGAAATTTCAATAGAAATCATATAGAAATGAATAACTGGCTGCCAAATTATCTGTTGTATAGTAAATGGGAAATTGGATTTTATGGTATTCAATGGCTATTTAATAATCTTTTAAATGATTGCAGAGTAATATTCATGTTGTTAATTGCAATAGTAAGTATAGCTTTATATAGAAAAAATAATAATAAAATAAGAAAGAAGATATCTGTATTAATACCTATAGCAGCTTGTATTTTGATAATTGTTGGAATTCTATTTTCCTTAAATAATGTTATACCAAAGCCAATAATTGAAAAAATAAATTTTCCGGCTGATTATAATATTATATGGAGTAATTTAAGTAATATTTTTTTTGATTTTAATCTGCCTTTTTCTTTATCAGTAAAATCAGCATTAAAATTTTTCCTATGGTCGGTTATAGTTGTTTTAATTCCATATTTTATACTTTATTTATATGATTTTAAAATAAAAGGATTTTATACAGCTTTAATCTATATAGCTGGAATCTGTACTGCTGTAGTCATGTTTTTATCTCCAACAATTTATGTATCTGGTCAAAGAACATTATTCGTACTTGCTACATTATTCTTTTTAACTTTTATTATTATATTAAAGGATCAAAAGTATTTATTAAAAAAACGATACTTGATATTATTTATAATAATACCAATAATTAAGTATATATTTATACTTGAATATTTAATACATATCAAATAA